The Musa acuminata AAA Group cultivar baxijiao chromosome BXJ2-5, Cavendish_Baxijiao_AAA, whole genome shotgun sequence genomic interval ttgaaaatatgagaataccaaatgtcataatctgtagttccagcaatataacgcagaattcttttaacagtttcgagatgatgtttgcttgggctatacataaacctggatactacaccaaCGAAGAAGGTAATATCTAgttgagtatgagttagataaataaaACCTTCAACTAAACTTTTGtagtatcttgcatttgtcaAACATATACTAACTTCAattttcaatttctcatttacatttgGGTGTTACTACAGCTTTGCAATTAATTATGTTGGATTTTCTGAGTAAGTATattatatactttctttgtgaaataaaaatttaatctgATACTTGCTTCACTTCTAACTCAAGAAAATAATGCACTtagatctgacatttcaaacttatttatcatatatcttttaaattctacaacaaaaaaattagatgaacccatatatataatatcatcaacataaaggcaaactattataatattatgttCACTTTCCTTCTTCAGATAAAGAGTAGGTTtattattgctcctcttaaatttattttgatgaaaataataattaattttattatactaTGCTCTTGGAACTTGTTTAAGCTGAACTTTCTTTAGCTTATATACCttttcttcatatttttcaacCAAAAAACATTTAGATTGAGTAACAAAAACCTCTTTATATAAATCTTCATTTAAAAACATAGATTTCACATTAAATTAATGAACAAGCCAAGTCAAGTGAGCAGCTAAAGCTAAGAAGGTTCTCACAGTTTTAagagaaaaagtatcatcaaaattaATACCTTGTTATTGTGAATATTCTTTTGCTACAAATCAagccttatgcttttggatacttcaATCTACATTAAACTTTATTTTAAATACTTATTTTAATCcaatagttttcttttctttcggtagatctgtTAGTTCCTAGATTTCATTCTTCTCAAATGATttaatttcctccttcattgtttTTTACTATTCCTCTTTTTTAATTACTTCCTCAAATGTCAGGATTTGAAATAAATGAAGCAAATGTTAAGtcataaatttctgttagtgGTCTGATTTTTCCTGGGTGAGGTtgacaatgaacttgttgaagtaGGATCTATCACTTAATTCTGTGGAGTGTTTAGTTATGTTGGAATCTGAATTTGTGTTCCACTTTCATtaatctcccaattccaactcgcCTTTTTATCAAACACAACAtttttgttaataataactttgccactaataggATTATACAATCGATATGCTTTggattgtaaggaataaccaattaagatgtattttttagatttttcatcaaaCTTGTGAAGGTTTTATGAAtttaccaaagcataagcaatacaaaaaaaaattcttagataccTTACACTTGTTTTCATACTATACCAAGTCTCAAAACGAGTTTGATTCAATAAcaacctttgttggtgaaatattcaataaataaactACTGTTACAActacttctgcccaaaactgatttggaatgtATTTTCATTTATGCAAACTTTTTATCATTTTAACGACAATTCAATTCTTACATTCAACTACATTATTTTGCTTTAGTGTATATAGTGTTGTTAATTCTCTATGAATACCAttgttttcataaaaaaaattaaactcattagataaatatTCACCACATCTATCTATTTGAAGTGTCTTTATAcatctaccactttgcctttctacaagtaccttgattttttttaaattatcaaatgttttagatttcagtttcagaaaatatacccaactcatacgACTATAATTATTagtaaataatagaaaatattgatttttatcaaataattttgtattcataggttacataagtcagcatgaattaattcaagacaattagatgctctccatgcttttccaacaagaaataattttttactttatttgtcATAAATGTATCCTTAACAAACACCAAGCGTATTGATTTTGGGTAGTccgaaaatctttttttttatttaacaaccttaaacctttaatatTAAGGTGTTCATATTTTAAATATCACAAATTAGATTAATTCTTTTAAGTTTCAATAAGAGCatgcttttcaatatttgaaacattaagtggaaacatcttgttttgcatCATACAAACATTTACCGTAATTAATTAggctatatttttttatctttaatagtgcataaaccatcatcaaatataacttaatatccatcatttatcaattgtccaacactcaataaGTTATGTGATTAACttggaacaaaaaaaatattattaaggtattttaccttcccttgacttGTCTTCACATTAATTGTTCATTTCCCTTCCACTTGAATTTGCTTGTTATCATCAGCTCTAGCTCTAACTTTCAAGAGTTTCATtactatctctaaatattgatcttATGCCTAATATATGATTAGAATATatattatccaaaaatcaaatatcatttgagatatcattaacctgagtaaaaaataatttattattttcttcattttccttgcttgcttttctcttttctaacAATTTGCCTCCATGTGACCAAACCTTTtataatagtgacattgaattctacttttataatttttttattataatttgattgcttttattcatcatgcccatctaagtgtcatcttcctcttcctcttctatttCCTCTATCACAAAATCCTCCTTTGCCATGTCTTATTCctattgattttttgtcttcttttgaagtagaagacctgAAATatattttcttcacttttttaagTAACATATTtaaccttgcttcatgtgcttacgaggaacccattagttcatctaataaaaatgtagataaatcttttgacttctcaagtgcggcaacaacatgatcaaattttggagttaaacttctcaaaatttttgcaataattatatgatcatgaagatattcatcataaaatttcatttgactaacgatttcaatcactcgagaaagaaaattttgtactgattcattgcttttcatgaacaaaatttcaaactcacgacgaagggtttgaagttttaccttaATAACCCTTGATGagtcttgaaattcattttgaatcaactaagcttgctttgaggttgacgCCACTGCAACTCTTGAGAAGATTATCTCATTGAAAGCTATAATACCTAGTTTAAACTgaaacttagctctgataccacaaaatattggagatggaggagcaaggaaacgaTAAAAGCATAATACTGCGATGTAATTAAAAAGAATCATTTCGATTAAAAAaatcgatgtagtatttaaacaagaggtaagacatagaacacttacaagatattcccaagtaCACATACCTCTCTTGCTTCATAAACTATGATCATATTTATAGAACCTAGTAGTAACTACCTCACTTTatcatgtcacccatgattgagttaAGTATATGAATTATCCTATACTTACTAGATCATGAGTTATATAACTACTTAAAAACTTGAGAATTACCTAGATAATTACTGTGAATTCTCAATAGACCAAAAATGTCAAGTCAGCAGCAATCGCTCATTTGTCCTTCACCATTCGCATATGGTTATAAGTAAGCGCTGCAACAGGAAGAAGCCTATCAACTGTGTTTGTTGAAGAATGCGATGAGGCCGTCGTAGACGAGCTGCTTGGCATTCACCGCCATCACGAAGTCCATATGTGCGTACTCCTTCACCAGCTGAGCCACGAGCTTGTCGGCGTCATGGTTGCTGAGATCGTTCAACAGCAGCTGCACGTCCGTCACGTCCGACAGCATGTCCCCGCCGCCGTAGCTGAGCAGCAGCGGCAGGTCGTGTGGAATGTTGGACATGTGGTATTCGGGTGGGCTGCTCTCCCCATACGCAGCCATGTTGGCCATACTGCTCTCGTAGTCGTATTTTGCTATCACTCCACGTCTGAATGCTGTTAGTACTCAAAGAAAGGTATACATACTCCCTTGTGAGAAAGAAATCTAGGTAGCTCaattatatgatattttagatttgtaTCGGACTGACTGACTCTGTGAAAAATGGACGAGTGTCCTCACAGATGTAGGCTGGAGTTCATACTTCAAGAAGATGTCAACACTGGAGTAATTAAGGCAACAGTTTGGCCCTACATCCAAAGCGAGTGTGTGTGCAGAATAAGGAAGGAAAAGTCAATACATATGTAAATTAATTGAAgactacaatatatatatatatatatatatatatatatatatataaataatttgcgGAATATTAAACTTAAAGTCAAATCAAACTTAAGTTGCGGAATATTATCACCGGAATAATTTGTCGTACCTGTGAATGATGCCATAAAGTCGTAGCAGTTCACCTCCGGCATGGCGCAGACGGACTCCATAAAATGGGTTCCAACTGGCCTGTTTATCCATTAGGAACGCACTTGAATTAGAAGAGCTTTTACGATAACATCACTCAATATATGGTCGTTCATGTTGATAAGGCCTCTGATGATTTTGTCAGCACATTTCTTCTGACAACAAGAGGGATATGTCAGTTTACGTACCCTTTAGGATTATATTCTGCCACTCCAAGCGCTCCCAACATCTGCAAGAAAAAGCAAGAAAGCTATGACACAGCACTGGACGTAGGTAAATTAGAAGAAGATAATGATCTAGCTCCCTTGATGAGAAAAATCAGTGCTGTGAAATGGTAGAGTGTTGTGAACTCGTTCTTACTTCTCCTGAGAATGCGCTGGCTGCAGCTGCTCCGATTGGAGTTGCCATGTAAGTCAGATAGGCCACCGGACTCAAAAGGGCAGCTGACTTGATCATATCCACCAGCTTCCCTTCAGAGAATGCTGCTAGAGCTGTCAGAGTTCCCTGTAGCATCCAACGCCACACAGTTATAAAAATGTTGTTGTAGTAGCAGTGGTAGTAGTAGAACATGAACATACAAGGATGATATGTTTGGCATTAAAGTAATTCAAAGAAAAGTCTCCTACCATGGAGTGACCAACGTAGTGCAGCTTCTGCCCAGTTTGCTGGAATACAAAGCCCACAGTAGCAGGCAAATCATAGCTGGCCAACTCATCCCATGACCACGCCCAATAAGCCTGCGAGACAACAAAAGGTTGATGCTAATTATACCAACGACCTGCTCAGGACTTCATAAGCAGCAATGTAGAGAAGATGACTAACCGGGTTTGATGCATCGAGAGACTCATGGCGACGGCTCCACCTGGTGCCCCTGCCGTGTGTAATCCATACATCGAATCCGTTGTCTGCAAGTACGAAAGCCAGTGATTGTTGAGGTGGATTCAGTAGCCACGTCGACCCGTCCTGCCATCACCCATCAAtcgtcaatcatcatatcatcataagaGGAATGACGAAGAAGACCGCGTACTGTGCATGCATGCATAGCAACACATGCAGATTGCTCAAGGAAACTTACCATGAGGAGTCCATGTTGCAGCAGCACGGGCTGCCTCTTCCCCGGGctgccgcctcctcttccttgtgGGATCCTGTGCATGGTCAGTATGTACCCATCTTGCGTCTTCACCTGCAAGGGACGCAGCAAACTTCAACCACTCATGCCATGCCCGCATCAATCATCAATCCATCCACATTTATCTGCACTCGGCTACCTCATATTCTTGGCACTCGTAACCCTGAGGGCTCACGACGGCGGTGCACACCCCATCATTTGTAGCTTCGAGGCTTTGCAGCAGCTGCCGGTGTCCGCGAGCTCCGGCCAGCTCGCAATGGAAGCCCATGGAGAGGACGAAGGTGATGACGAGAAGCCAGCTGTGGAATGCCATGTTGGAGGTAAGCGAAGGATGATATCGCCTCCTTCACAAGGATTGGCCTTCTTATAGGGAGGAGGATGAGACCTCGTTTATGGCCTTCTAAaagggtggaggagaaggaaggaaATGGAGAGGATGATCTGTTTAAGGCAGTTGAAGGGTGGTGATACGTGATTCTCGGTACGTGTTAACAGCTCTCAAAATGCTAGTTTTTAGATTGATTAAAAAgcatctatttattttttttaaataataaaaaaattatcgtaTCCTAATAAATGTTTTCACCgatatctatttattttaatctaaattttaatcttttattttatctaattataacTATCTGAATTAATCTTTTCATACCCCCTTTAAAATAGTTATAACTTGAAGTtgtaataaaagaaataaaattattcctTTCCCAAagcttttataaagatatcgacaAGTTGATCTTTCATACTATAGCAGTCCATTTAAATTTCTCTTTTATTAACCAATTCatgaatgaaatgatatcaaacttcAATATGTTTGATAAACTTATGAAAAACAGTCATTACAATAGTAAacttattatcataataaattttaattgatCCATCTTATTTTTCTTGGAGATCTAATAGAATTTTTTAAAGTCACATTATTTGACATGTTATGCTTGTAGAcgtaatatatttcatcatagagCTTGAGAGAgcaatatattctttttttttattgtccaTGAAATCACACCTAAGCTAAGGTTGAGCATAAAtctttaagtattttttttttatcatatgcaCAACTAGCCCAATCAATATCAGTATaagaatataatttaaaatattttacctgCTCATAACAGATGTCATAATGTATCTAAAAACTTTTTTGTTAGTTTTAGGAACTCATTGATGCTTAATGATTTTTTACTTCATTTATCATGATCAGTGTTTTCCTTTTTATCTATACTTTTCCGATTACCACGATCTTTGCTATGACATTTCATCTCATAGCAATCATGCGAGATAATTTGCATAGGCTCACAAAAATTTCAAATGATTATAGCTTTTATGTCATAATGTTGATTCATGTAGAATGATTGCATATACAAataaatccaaaaataataagtgAAACACTTTGTTTTTAtatcataaattaaatatttttcactCTCAAATATCCTTTTCTCATTAGTTGTCATATTCTAATGAGtttttattttaaactaaaaaaaatcatattatcaatatattttttattagatttattgtTCACAGTAATTATTCTTTTTCCTTTCACTTAGAACCTTATTATCATATCCCATTTGTATTGTAGATATAATTGAATCATcaaatctttaaaataaatttttatctccTATAATATGATTATTGCATCCACTATTAAAAAATCAAACTggtcttaaatatttttattagaagctataaaaataatttcttcatcctttttttcactattatttttttatgataatttactTGATTTTTGTTCCAACAAACTTTTTCGAGATAGTCATATTTTCTACAATGAGAGCAGAgaaaaatatttagatttttatttttataccaataatctttttcaatatatctattttttaataaaaacatTGACAAATTTCTTTATTACATTCATTAGAGTTCCTCAAACTTTCATTTGATTGGTATCTCCTACCTTAAGCACTAGATTGTCGATGATCTCTATTATTTTGATCTCTCCCCTGGGATTTagtttttgaaatttttttttggtcTTTCTAATATATCTTCATTTAAAGAGCATATTTTGAAGTTTCATTAGAAGATCTATTCACTTTTTGTTCATAGAATAAAAGCAAGTTTATTAATTCATTAATAGATAATATACTTGTATCTTTAACTTCTTTTATAGTAGtagaaataatatcaaattttaaaaataatctccttaaaaaaaaatttgctaTAATTTAATCTTTTAGATTTTTGTAACATTTCATTTCGCTTATAATAGGAGAGACTTTTGAGAAAAAAcgaataacaaattcaaaatcctTCATCATAAGAGTCCAATTAATATTGAAGAATTTGaaactttaaaatttttactTTATTTGTGCCTATAAACAcactttttaataatttttaggttTTAGATGTATCATGATTCGGGGAAATAGAGACTCATATATTGCTTATAGTAGCATATAAGGGGCTCTCGGATCTTTCTAAATATTCTCATTCATTTGATCTTTttaatcttaagtaatattaGTATCATATAAATCATACTCTATAAAATCATTCTCTATCAACTTTCACAATCCTTATAAAatagagtttttattttaatggtCTAAAATTGATAATTTTTACCCTTAAAGTTGATTAGAAATACTAACTTTAATGCTTGTcgtcatttttttcttcttttttaatcgACATACTCCTATTGGTCTTTTTTATGAACCAGACTCTTATACCACAGTAGTTGGCTTTCtacataattttagaaaaaataaaaaaagaaaaaactatgaATAATTTCAATCTGCAATGCTTCTAATTTAAAAGCATCGATTTATATTAGTTAAAAGATAAAGTataattttttacataataaaaaatataccatATTCCAATAAATCTTATCACtctcatatatttattttaatgtaaaattttatcttttattttattcttaatcTCAATTACTTGAATTAAACTTATTATTCTCTCCCATTTCTTCCGCTTGATCGGCGACCCCAACAGGATCCGGCAACCACCGGATGCGGTCGACTTCGATCAAATACTGCATGCCCATCTGTTTGCATCCATTATGGAAAGTTGAAGATAGCAGATGCTGAGGACCCAAAGGCAATGGACGTGGAGCTGATTACCAATGAACGAGTGACCGAGCTGTTGGAGGCGAGCACGCCGATCTTGGACGACGGGACACCGCGCTCAAACGAGACTGGGGCGTGACAAGGGAAAACGTTAAGAGTGTTGCGTTTAAGAAGGTGAGCTTCCCACCTGCACTCGCCATGGCAGAACCGATTGCAGTCAGGAGGCAACTTTGCTATTGGGAAGATGGTTGATGATTTACACAGCAAGGTGCTCCGCGAGTCACCGAGTTGACTCCTCGAACCAGCTCACCCACGAGAGTTGACTTTGACTAACAAGTGATCTAATAAAGGGAACTCCTCAAAATAATTTTAAActcctcaatatatatatatatatatatatatatatatatatatatatatatatatatacatatacatacatatatatatatatatatacatatacataaatatatatatatatacatatacatacatatatatatacatatacatacatatatatatatatacatacatatatatatatatacatacatatatatatatatatacatatatatatatatacatacatatatatatatatatacatatatatatatatacatatatatatatacatatatatatatatatatatatatacatatcatagCCTAATTAAATTGTTTAGCATTCTATCATAGCAATTCAaaagtttaaaatatatattgttcTTTATATTTGATCGAACCGTCAAACGTTACTGTTAACATGATTATGTGTGTAGGACATTCGACGAACGTGACGAGTTAGTGGCATCCAAGATGGTATAGTGCTAACGATGATGTGACATTCATATGTCAGATTTCTTATCAACTAATAATCCAATCAAACCTCGATGATTGAAATACTGTTGGGACTAAAGCGATTTGTTTCAATCGTCAAAGTGAATTTGAGGAGGTCTAACTTCTAAATGGTGCTAAACTGCGCCAAGAAATAAAGTTCGCACTGTACCAATTGGATCTCTCTGTGGGCTTAAAACGGACCTCAATGTTTTGACAAGACGCTTAATTACTTATCCAGAGTGCACCGTTGTAACAGAGTGCGGTCGACAGGGGCGGCAGAGGAAGAGATCGATGGCGAGCGGGTGCGCGGTGTCGGTCGCCGGCGGCTCCAAGTGGTTGCTCCAATTCAAGAGCCAGGATGCTCGCGAAGGCCTCGCCATTAGCCGCTTGCCGCCTCTTCGTCCGTCGACAAGCCTTCCTCCCTCCCTACTCCTCCGCCTCGCGAGAACCCCAGACCGCTGCCGCCTCTTCACTGTCGCAGCCCAAGATTCCAACCCTCGGCAGCAGCAGCTGCAAGAGCTCGACGTTTCCGTCCTCCGCTTCACTTTTGGTCACCCCTCCTCTGTCCCCATCCATTTTCTATGCCCCTGTTTGCAGCCTCCTGCATTTTCGTTGATCATTCTTGGATGCGTATCGCAGGGATTCCGGGTCTTGATGAGTCCTACCTTCCGAGGTACATTGGAATCGCCTTCGGATTCCTAATCATACTCAACCACGTCTTTTCCGCCTCCCCCGCTACTCCCGCTCAGCTGGTGATTCGATCTGCCTTTGGTTTTCTTGAATTGGGTTCAACTTACAGCAATTTGCTTCGGAGAATTTGACCTTTTTATTTATCTATCAAGAGGACCGAGGCTCTTGGGATGTGTTTGGCCGCCTTCTCGACCGCCCTCCCTTATcttgtgttgggtccagcccaaatcaaagaaattaaagagagagagagagagaaaaaaaaaaaaaaagggggggggggggggggggggcaaaatgtgagaaaaaaagattaGAGTGCGCAGCGcgcaaagaaaagaagagagagaaagatttggTTCTGAGTTTTTTGTTTGATGATCGATgaacaaacgttgtcagtttcggcccaaattttatgtggagaatccttgcagcaaactttacaatcttaatggtgttgatctacagtttaccttcTCTAAGGTATTTTTCTGCTATATCCactatgagacctagaattctctttggaggagatccatcctatatgatatgctagagctaagatctatgatcttgatgttattgtgatcctctgattattctagagaagacctattgtaaacatgttatcattactattgatagtggaagtttgaggtggattacggtcccgtgatttttcccatattgggtttaccacgttaaaagatttggtctcactgtgtgattgattatttgctctattgtttatgccatactagttgatatttacatttggataccaagttggtattttgatgaggaacccattttgatacacaaagagggaaaagaatctttcgctttaataggttttttcccaacaagtggtattagagcaacatgttgtttggtgctaatttttcttgtgtgattgaaatggagcagtcagatggtatgattaaattgaactcatcaaattatttcacttggaggcgtctgatggaagatttgctatattgcaaagatttgtataagcccatcaaggttaaagataaaccttctactatggacgatgaaaaatgagaagttcaacatagaaaagctattgcctatattagaagatggatgtatATAAACTTgcttgagcatatttcagatgaaaccagagctgatattgtttggcaaaggttagaaaatctctttacgaaaaagacagtaggaaatataatttctctcctcagaaggcttgtaaatttgaagtataaagatggtggtaatattgttgagcacataagcttaTTTCAGAGTCATGCAAACAAGTTAGttgctatgaaaataaatatagatgatgagatgcaagtattattacttctcaactctttactaAAAAGtttgggaaacatatgtggtgactatttgcaactccacgctaaaggggactctaactatagatatggttaaagacagtttgctaaataaagatgccagaaggaaagaatagggtgaatcttcttttggggtatttgttattgaaaaataagaaagacgtggaagaagtcatagtagaaatccacatggttatagaggaagattcaagtctagaagatatatcaaatgttttcactgtaacaggctaggtcacatgaagaaatagtgtaggttttggaagcgagaatagaatgaaatgaaaaaaaatgagaaagataCCAATACAGTTGCCGCTGAAGGTAatgtcactattgtttgtgatgaaagctaagctacacaacggagagattaatgcaattcaaaaatgtgaaaatatagatctttggcacaagagacttggtcatatcagtgagaagggacttcaaactcttgctataaagcagttcttaccagagttgcaaggtacatctcttaaatcttatgatcattgtttagttggaaaaacacatagagttgcatttcaaacatatccatcatctagaagatcaaatgttattgatttagttcatactgatgtctgtactatacaaactagaactcttggaggtgctctttattttgttatctaaagaccaagtactcgatgtttttaaggagtttcatgtcagtgttgaaagagaaactggcagaaagctaaaatgtattcgatcagataat includes:
- the LOC103974561 gene encoding triacylglycerol lipase 2-like, translating into MAFHSWLLVITFVLSMGFHCELAGARGHRQLLQSLEATNDGVCTAVVSPQGYECQEYEVKTQDGYILTMHRIPQGRGGGSPGKRQPVLLQHGLLMDGSTWLLNPPQQSLAFVLADNGFDVWITHGRGTRWSRRHESLDASNPAYWAWSWDELASYDLPATVGFVFQQTGQKLHYVGHSMGTLTALAAFSEGKLVDMIKSAALLSPVAYLTYMATPIGAAAASAFSGEMLGALGVAEYNPKGPVGTHFMESVCAMPEVNCYDFMASFTGPNCCLNYSSVDIFLKYELQPTSVRTLVHFSQTFRRGVIAKYDYESSMANMAAYGESSPPEYHMSNIPHDLPLLLSYGGGDMLSDVTDVQLLLNDLSNHDADKLVAQLVKEYAHMDFVMAVNAKQLVYDGLIAFFNKHS
- the LOC135611574 gene encoding protein COFACTOR ASSEMBLY OF COMPLEX C SUBUNIT B CCB2, chloroplastic-like, with amino-acid sequence MASGCAVSVAGGSKWLLQFKSQDAREGLAISRLPPLRPSTSLPPSLLLRLARTPDRCRLFTVAAQDSNPRQQQLQELDVSVLRFTFGIPGLDESYLPRYIGIAFGFLIILNHVFSASPATPAQLRTEALGMCLAAFSTALPYLFRPKFYVENPCSKLYNLNGVDLQFTFSKRFDESVSDTSQPQAGV